One window of Campylobacter sp. RM12651 genomic DNA carries:
- a CDS encoding DNA adenine methylase, with amino-acid sequence MSENKAYLSEQIITYLGNKRSLLDFIAMGVEYAKIELKKDKLSSVDLFSGSGIVARFLKQHSSYLIANDLESYSKAINECYLLNINDDFYKELLNEYNILSQEIINNLDNAGFIKELYSPKDELNISPNDRVFYTNYNASYIDTARKLLEHNKYKKYFLAPLLYEASVKVNTSGVFKGFYKNKNGIGQFGGEGQNALSRIKANINLQMPVFSAYNVPFEVFKMDANNLAKELDCDLCYIDPPYNQHPYGSNYFMLNLITNYIKPSDISKVSGIAKGWNKSAYNYKATALESFTELISNLKAKIVLISYNNEGIIEENELMNMLKQFGQVQMLEQKYNTFRASRNLNNRALYVSEKLYILKNNKE; translated from the coding sequence ATGAGCGAAAATAAAGCTTATCTAAGCGAACAAATTATTACTTATCTAGGAAATAAACGCTCTTTACTTGATTTTATAGCAATGGGCGTTGAGTATGCTAAGATTGAGCTTAAAAAAGATAAATTAAGCTCGGTTGATTTATTTAGTGGAAGTGGAATAGTTGCAAGGTTTTTAAAACAACATTCATCATATCTAATAGCAAATGATTTAGAAAGTTATAGCAAAGCAATTAATGAATGCTATTTATTAAATATAAATGATGATTTTTATAAAGAACTCTTAAATGAATACAATATTTTAAGTCAAGAAATCATAAATAATTTAGATAATGCAGGTTTTATTAAAGAGCTTTACTCTCCTAAAGATGAGCTTAATATAAGCCCTAACGATAGAGTTTTTTATACAAATTATAATGCTAGTTATATTGATACAGCTAGAAAGCTTTTAGAACATAATAAATACAAAAAATATTTTTTAGCTCCACTTTTATATGAAGCTAGTGTTAAAGTTAATACAAGTGGAGTTTTTAAGGGCTTTTATAAAAACAAAAATGGTATTGGTCAATTTGGTGGCGAGGGTCAAAACGCCCTAAGTAGAATAAAAGCAAATATAAACTTACAAATGCCTGTGTTTTCAGCTTATAATGTGCCGTTTGAAGTCTTTAAAATGGACGCAAATAATCTAGCAAAAGAGCTTGATTGTGATTTATGCTATATTGACCCACCTTACAATCAGCACCCTTATGGCTCGAATTATTTTATGCTAAATCTAATTACAAATTATATAAAACCGAGTGATATTTCAAAAGTTTCTGGCATTGCTAAAGGTTGGAATAAAAGTGCTTACAACTATAAAGCAACAGCTTTGGAAAGCTTTACTGAGTTGATTTCTAATTTAAAAGCAAAAATAGTTTTAATTTCTTATAACAATGAGGGCATTATTGAAGAAAATGAACTTATGAATATGTTAAAACAATTTGGTCAAGTGCAAATGTTAGAGCAAAAATATAACACTTTTAGAGCAAGTAGAAATCTAAACAATAGAGCTTTATATGTTAGTGAAAAGCTTTATATTTTAAAAAATAATAAGGAATAA
- a CDS encoding phosphoadenosine phosphosulfate reductase family protein — translation MSRIDRLNYLQSMPLDFKISFTIQRLNDFICKNEKQVYLSFSGGKDSSVLKHIVDSNFKGIVSVFCNTGLEYPEVVEFVKSFGNVEIIKPKIAFNKVVEKHGYPVVSKEQAQYIEQYRNAKSEKTKEYRLNGDSKGRFKISEKHKYLLNAPFKISAKCCDVMKKAPFKEYEKITGKKPIVGTLAEESLLRTQNWLQNGCNSFNAKRIISKPLSIWTNQNILEYIYINKLPIAKCYGEVIFDEYSKKYKTTKCERTGCMFCLFGLKQDPQRFDRLKQTHPKQYKYMCERMGMDKVLRYIQQKGESSLFDELNM, via the coding sequence ATGAGTAGGATTGATAGACTAAATTATCTACAATCAATGCCGTTAGATTTTAAAATTAGCTTTACGATACAAAGATTAAATGATTTTATCTGTAAGAATGAAAAGCAAGTTTATTTAAGTTTTAGTGGCGGAAAAGATAGTAGTGTTTTAAAACACATAGTAGATAGTAACTTTAAAGGCATTGTTAGTGTATTTTGCAACACAGGTCTTGAATATCCAGAAGTTGTTGAGTTCGTAAAAAGCTTTGGTAATGTAGAAATTATAAAACCTAAAATAGCTTTTAATAAGGTTGTTGAAAAGCACGGCTATCCGGTTGTATCAAAAGAACAAGCACAATATATAGAACAATATAGAAATGCAAAAAGTGAAAAGACAAAAGAATATCGTTTGAACGGCGATAGCAAGGGGCGTTTTAAAATAAGCGAAAAGCACAAGTATTTGTTAAACGCACCTTTTAAAATCAGTGCAAAGTGCTGTGATGTGATGAAAAAAGCACCATTTAAAGAGTATGAAAAAATAACTGGCAAAAAGCCTATCGTTGGCACTTTAGCTGAAGAAAGCTTACTAAGAACTCAGAATTGGCTTCAAAATGGTTGCAATAGCTTTAATGCTAAACGCATAATCTCAAAGCCACTTAGCATTTGGACTAATCAAAATATTTTAGAATATATCTATATAAATAAGCTACCCATAGCAAAATGTTATGGCGAAGTTATTTTTGATGAATATTCTAAAAAATACAAAACTACTAAATGCGAACGAACAGGTTGTATGTTTTGTCTTTTTGGACTAAAACAAGACCCCCAAAGATTTGACAGATTAAAGCAAACCCACCCAAAACAATATAAATATATGTGTGAGCGAATGGGTATGGATAAAGTGCTTAGATATATACAACAAAAAGGAGAAAGTAGCCTTTTTGATGAATTAAATATGTGA
- a CDS encoding ImmA/IrrE family metallo-endopeptidase, whose amino-acid sequence MNTDINKFSKEYVIKKADEIRNKYSKYFPINSVDVANNLGFSVFTYNESNNNVSSIFDPQQKRIYINENDGLLTQKFATCNAISHWILDYECQVSSTDMPRYYYRNLLTKEVANKIETRANIFALCLLMPIDRLKSVWVKSNEDIETTAELFVVRKIDLLKMIEFLGWIKD is encoded by the coding sequence ATGAATACTGATATAAATAAATTTTCAAAAGAATATGTTATAAAAAAAGCAGATGAAATTAGAAATAAGTATAGCAAATATTTTCCTATTAATTCTGTTGATGTAGCAAATAATCTAGGCTTTAGTGTTTTTACATATAACGAATCTAATAATAATGTGTCAAGTATTTTTGATCCACAACAAAAAAGAATTTACATCAATGAAAACGATGGTCTTCTGACACAAAAATTCGCTACTTGCAATGCTATTAGTCATTGGATTTTAGATTATGAATGTCAAGTTAGCTCTACTGATATGCCACGATATTACTATCGCAATTTACTAACAAAAGAAGTGGCAAATAAAATAGAAACAAGAGCAAATATATTTGCATTGTGTTTGTTAATGCCTATTGATAGATTAAAAAGTGTATGGGTTAAAAGCAATGAAGATATTGAAACGACTGCTGAGTTGTTTGTTGTTAGAAAAATTGATTTGCTGAAAATGATTGAGTTTTTAGGGTGGATAAAGGATTAG
- a CDS encoding DNA-processing protein DprA — MNYVNYELSWLNNNCNIYNLKKQPINENFKNDVVNYFNKVNIDFNYIDTKNIQRVNNAQFKALYYQGNIGLLKQKYIISIIGTRKPTHNGLNRTTKLVKELSYNIKPTFMSGLAKGIDTCVMQTALKCNSNFIGVIGTPLNRYYPLENKNFQIMLAKQQLILSHVPFYKYSKQPLSEQSRYFLERNYVMAILSNATIITEAFENSGTFHQALACLQNRRKVFILNSCYESNFKWVKKLDKIGAIKVKKIEDILDNL; from the coding sequence ATGAATTATGTAAATTATGAGTTAAGTTGGTTGAATAATAATTGCAATATATATAATCTTAAAAAACAACCTATCAATGAAAATTTTAAAAATGATGTTGTTAATTATTTTAATAAGGTAAATATAGATTTTAATTATATTGATACAAAAAACATACAGCGAGTTAATAATGCTCAATTTAAAGCTTTATATTATCAAGGTAATATAGGGCTTTTGAAACAAAAATACATAATATCAATTATAGGCACAAGAAAACCAACACATAACGGATTAAATAGAACAACTAAATTGGTAAAAGAATTATCATATAATATCAAGCCTACTTTTATGTCTGGTCTTGCAAAAGGTATTGATACTTGTGTTATGCAAACAGCTTTAAAATGCAATTCTAATTTTATTGGAGTTATAGGAACGCCTTTAAATAGATATTATCCATTAGAAAATAAAAATTTTCAAATAATGTTAGCTAAGCAGCAATTAATTTTAAGTCATGTTCCTTTTTATAAATATTCAAAACAACCATTAAGCGAACAAAGTAGATATTTTTTAGAGCGTAACTATGTAATGGCTATCTTGTCTAATGCTACAATAATAACAGAAGCTTTTGAAAACAGCGGGACATTTCACCAAGCTTTAGCTTGTTTGCAAAATAGACGCAAAGTATTTATCTTAAATTCTTGTTATGAAAGTAATTTTAAATGGGTTAAAAAACTTGATAAAATAGGTGCTATAAAAGTTAAAAAAATAGAAGATATTTTAGATAATTTATAA
- a CDS encoding tyrosine-type recombinase/integrase translates to MISKIDKYFSYFLKELELTNKSINTITSYKTTINSFKAFLESYEKHITTSNIKKIDILAFLDYKNDMLEKQSELKNSSKQLYITHLKTFFTFINENFETEINIKEIFNFKIQNPKRTPKGIEEEDMVKVKNYLNTLDIDNFLDLRRSMILKILIFSGCRRGELQEITIDDFNLINDELYSISVIGKGSKERTLYIPKQQIQKELELYKQMGFKYIATSSGKKRLNGSQIYKLLNTIFKQLNLHCSGVHILRHTFAKNMINKGLNITMVKELMGHSSITTTSIYTNPSKNEIERSYMGVSNI, encoded by the coding sequence ATGATAAGTAAGATAGATAAATACTTTAGCTACTTCCTAAAGGAGCTTGAATTAACAAATAAAAGTATCAACACTATTACTAGCTATAAAACTACAATAAATAGTTTTAAAGCATTTTTAGAAAGCTATGAAAAGCATATTACTACAAGTAATATTAAGAAAATTGATATTTTGGCGTTTTTAGATTATAAAAATGATATGTTAGAAAAACAAAGTGAGCTAAAAAATAGCTCTAAGCAGCTATATATAACTCACTTAAAAACATTTTTTACATTTATCAATGAAAACTTTGAAACAGAAATTAATATTAAAGAGATTTTTAACTTTAAAATTCAAAACCCTAAAAGAACGCCTAAAGGAATTGAAGAAGAAGATATGGTTAAAGTAAAGAACTACCTAAACACACTAGATATAGATAACTTTTTAGATTTAAGACGCTCTATGATATTAAAAATATTAATTTTTAGTGGTTGTAGGCGTGGGGAATTACAAGAAATAACAATTGATGATTTTAACCTCATCAATGATGAGCTTTATAGTATTAGTGTTATTGGTAAAGGCTCTAAAGAAAGAACATTATATATCCCTAAGCAGCAAATACAAAAAGAACTTGAATTATATAAACAAATGGGCTTTAAGTATATCGCAACCTCAAGCGGTAAAAAACGACTAAATGGCTCACAGATTTATAAGCTTTTAAATACTATTTTTAAACAACTTAATCTTCATTGTAGCGGTGTTCATATACTAAGACATACATTCGCTAAAAATATGATTAATAAAGGCCTCAATATTACTATGGTAAAAGAGCTTATGGGTCATTCATCAATTACAACAACATCAATATATACAAACCCTAGTAAAAATGAGATTGAAAGGTCTTATATGGGCGTTAGTAATATTTAA
- a CDS encoding Panacea domain-containing protein: MKAIDVAKHIIDMAQQESQSISHLKLQKILYFINLEYLKNNNCMLIDDTFQAWEYGAVISSIYELFKFNAAYDCKLDNYEIKNKDNLEILATLDGRIKELLKMKPYDLAKLSRREVGAWYKNYEKGKNNTIPLKDILEEARNIDKDNKCFHI; the protein is encoded by the coding sequence ATGAAAGCTATAGATGTAGCAAAGCATATCATAGATATGGCTCAACAAGAAAGCCAATCAATAAGCCACTTAAAATTGCAAAAAATTTTATATTTTATTAATTTAGAATACCTTAAAAATAACAATTGTATGCTTATAGATGATACATTTCAAGCATGGGAGTATGGAGCTGTTATTTCTAGTATTTATGAGTTATTTAAATTTAATGCTGCTTACGATTGTAAGCTTGATAATTATGAAATAAAAAATAAAGATAACTTAGAAATACTAGCTACTCTAGATGGTCGTATTAAAGAATTGCTAAAAATGAAGCCATATGATTTAGCAAAGCTATCACGCAGAGAAGTTGGTGCTTGGTATAAAAATTATGAAAAAGGTAAAAATAACACAATACCTTTAAAAGATATTTTAGAAGAAGCTAGAAACATTGATAAGGATAATAAATGTTTTCACATATAG
- a CDS encoding site-specific DNA-methyltransferase, protein MNKIFNDDCIKFDIEKCLNGKLLDAIITDPPYNISKENRFISLGRKGVDFGEWDKNFNSKDWIIKYAPFVKNGGSVIVFCAWRQISEIIITFEELDFEFKDTIRWIKTNPMPRNPERRYVSDIETAVWLVKNGAKWTFNKQNETPYLRPEFTTPKLSGLERTEHPTQKPLSLISQIIQIHTNENDIVLDPFVGSGTIALASLINNRKFIAIEKEKNYYELAKNRIEKEQFENLFLGIEA, encoded by the coding sequence ATGAATAAAATTTTTAATGATGATTGCATAAAATTTGATATTGAAAAATGCCTTAATGGTAAATTGCTTGACGCAATCATAACTGACCCTCCATATAACATTTCAAAAGAAAACCGTTTTATCTCTTTGGGTCGCAAAGGGGTAGATTTTGGGGAGTGGGATAAGAATTTTAATTCAAAAGATTGGATTATTAAATATGCTCCTTTTGTAAAAAATGGTGGGTCAGTTATAGTTTTTTGTGCTTGGCGACAAATAAGTGAAATTATTATTACATTTGAAGAATTAGACTTTGAGTTTAAGGATACTATTAGATGGATAAAAACAAATCCTATGCCAAGAAACCCAGAGCGTAGATATGTATCAGATATTGAAACGGCTGTTTGGCTTGTTAAAAATGGTGCGAAATGGACATTTAATAAACAGAATGAAACTCCATATTTAAGACCAGAATTTACAACGCCAAAACTTTCTGGTTTAGAAAGAACAGAACACCCAACGCAAAAACCCTTATCGTTAATATCTCAAATAATACAAATTCATACAAATGAAAACGATATTGTATTAGATCCTTTTGTAGGCAGTGGAACTATTGCTTTAGCAAGTTTGATTAATAATAGAAAATTTATTGCAATTGAAAAAGAAAAAAACTATTACGAATTAGCTAAAAATCGTATAGAAAAAGAACAATTTGAAAATCTTTTTTTAGGTATTGAAGCATGA
- a CDS encoding DNA cytosine methyltransferase, with product MFKVLDLFCGAGGFSNGLEQIDDFTCVLGVDFNKHALETFEYNHKNAQALFCDISQDKNKKQIISLAKELCVNTIIGGPPCQGFSLQGKRLGLNDPRNYLFKDFLEVVKGINPKLVIIENVKTLVSTSSGYFFNEIINTLRKLGYSSDYRVLNAKDFGIPQNRERLFIVATKGFNFTFFKLYQTAKDVNIEEAISDLSFLNSNEGSFEQDRLYETKSEYQKLLANCEKLYNHKSAKHTEKSIYKMSLIKQNDNGLKILPSDLKTKTKFIGAWCRLKNNDISGTIDTRFDAPSGGRYIHPTLNRTITPREAARIQSFSDNFIFLGSQTEVRKQIGNAVPPLLAKAIAQSITEQVNE from the coding sequence TTGTTTAAAGTTTTAGATTTATTTTGTGGTGCTGGTGGATTTTCTAACGGCTTAGAGCAAATAGATGATTTTACTTGCGTTTTAGGTGTAGATTTTAATAAACACGCACTTGAAACATTTGAGTATAATCACAAAAATGCACAAGCTTTGTTTTGTGATATATCACAAGATAAAAACAAAAAACAAATCATAAGCCTTGCTAAAGAATTATGTGTTAATACAATTATCGGTGGTCCTCCGTGTCAAGGTTTTTCATTACAAGGTAAAAGATTAGGGCTTAATGACCCTAGAAACTATCTTTTTAAAGACTTTTTAGAAGTTGTAAAAGGGATTAATCCTAAACTCGTAATAATTGAGAATGTAAAAACATTAGTTTCTACCTCATCAGGTTATTTTTTTAATGAAATAATTAACACACTTAGAAAATTAGGTTATTCTAGCGATTATAGAGTATTAAATGCTAAAGATTTTGGTATTCCACAAAATCGTGAAAGACTTTTTATAGTAGCAACAAAAGGCTTTAATTTTACTTTTTTCAAACTTTATCAAACCGCTAAAGATGTTAATATAGAAGAAGCTATTAGCGATTTGTCTTTTTTAAATAGCAATGAAGGTAGTTTTGAACAAGATAGATTATATGAAACCAAAAGCGAATATCAAAAACTTTTAGCAAATTGCGAGAAATTATATAATCATAAATCAGCAAAACATACTGAAAAATCAATTTATAAAATGTCTTTAATAAAGCAAAATGATAATGGTTTAAAAATACTACCAAGTGATCTAAAAACAAAAACAAAATTTATTGGTGCATGGTGCAGATTAAAAAATAATGATATTAGCGGCACCATTGATACTCGTTTTGATGCACCAAGTGGTGGAAGATATATACACCCAACTCTCAATCGCACAATAACACCAAGAGAGGCGGCAAGAATTCAAAGTTTTTCTGATAATTTTATTTTTTTAGGAAGTCAAACGGAAGTTAGAAAACAAATAGGCAATGCTGTTCCACCTTTACTTGCAAAAGCAATCGCACAATCAATAACGGAGCAAGTTAATGAATAA
- a CDS encoding type II toxin-antitoxin system antitoxin SocA domain-containing protein produces MKNAMFYAKQVIKYCHENNHKITNLQLQKILYFLQAQNIKFHNEPLFEDDFEAFQYGAIIYEVYNNYSRYAAHAIADDITDRLELSYKQKSLIENCMNLNPFKLVDINTQVGGAWYKTFNNGVGIGEIIPKKHILLEVKELINE; encoded by the coding sequence ATGAAAAACGCAATGTTTTATGCTAAACAAGTGATTAAATATTGCCATGAAAATAATCATAAAATCACTAATTTGCAACTACAGAAAATTTTATATTTTCTACAAGCTCAAAATATAAAATTTCATAATGAGCCATTATTTGAAGATGATTTTGAAGCTTTTCAATATGGGGCAATTATATATGAAGTATATAACAATTATAGTCGCTATGCTGCTCATGCGATAGCAGATGACATTACGGATAGACTAGAATTGTCATATAAGCAAAAATCACTGATTGAAAATTGTATGAACTTAAACCCATTTAAATTAGTGGATATAAATACTCAAGTTGGTGGGGCTTGGTATAAAACTTTTAATAATGGTGTAGGAATAGGAGAAATAATTCCTAAAAAGCATATTCTTTTAGAGGTTAAGGAGCTTATTAATGAGTAA
- a CDS encoding type II toxin-antitoxin system antitoxin SocA domain-containing protein yields MKDIDIAKYIIYTMHQKGCPISNLQLQKILYFAHVESNATLLKEKFEAWKNGPVLRNIYNEFRHYSAEKIVNITTLEVLPNKEEKEILDNVIQAFIKLGAWNIVLLAHSEQLAWRKTTNDFINNDGSWNEKKYKENFIKNGCLYIDNKLIKKDKNKIYKNQFQGDL; encoded by the coding sequence ATGAAAGATATTGATATAGCAAAGTATATAATATATACAATGCACCAAAAAGGTTGTCCTATTAGTAATTTACAATTACAAAAAATATTGTATTTTGCACATGTTGAAAGCAATGCAACATTATTAAAAGAAAAATTTGAAGCATGGAAAAATGGTCCGGTCTTAAGAAATATATATAATGAATTTCGCCATTATAGTGCTGAAAAAATTGTGAATATCACTACTTTAGAAGTATTGCCAAATAAAGAAGAAAAAGAAATATTAGATAATGTAATTCAAGCTTTTATAAAACTAGGTGCTTGGAATATAGTATTACTTGCACATTCTGAGCAATTAGCCTGGAGAAAAACAACTAATGATTTTATTAACAATGATGGCTCTTGGAATGAAAAAAAATATAAAGAAAATTTTATAAAAAATGGTTGTCTTTATATAGATAATAAATTAATCAAAAAAGATAAAAATAAAATTTATAAAAATCAGTTTCAAGGTGATCTATGA